In the Aeromicrobium fastidiosum genome, ACGCCGGCGACGCGCCATGCCCAGGAGCGGCCGCCCTCGAACTCGGTCACGACGAACGGCAGTCTCACGCCGACCGCCGTGCGGACGGTGCCACGCGCGCCGGCCGAGATGACGCCGCCGGGCACCTCGCCCCCCGCGACGGTCGGCCCCCACCGCGGCCACTCGTCGACGTGCGTCAGCACCCGCCACACGACCTCGGGCGGGCTGGCGATCTCGCGCGAGACGGAAGGACCCATGCGCCGAGCGTAGGCACGCCCGCCCTCCCCCGCGATTCGTCGTGCGGGTAACAATGGGGTGACCCACGCCACAGGAGGCCGCCGTGCACTACCCGCTGACCGTCATGGACTTCCTCGACCGTGCCACGACGGTCTACCCCGACCGCGTCGCGGTGATCGACGAGCCCGACCAGCCCGCTGACTCGTGGGGCGAGATCACGTACGCCGAGCTCGGCCG is a window encoding:
- a CDS encoding SRPBCC family protein, with protein sequence MGPSVSREIASPPEVVWRVLTHVDEWPRWGPTVAGGEVPGGVISAGARGTVRTAVGVRLPFVVTEFEGGRSWAWRVAGVPATWHRVDPKPDGCTVTFGVPWWAPGYLVVCAVALARIERLATAP